The genomic stretch GCGCATCGAGGCCGGCGTCGCGGCGCTGAACCTCGGCTTCCAGCCGGAGACGGGCCTGGCGCGCGCGCTCGGCTGCGCGCAGCGCTTCGCGACGGAGGGCCCCGGCGCTGAGATCGGCCGGCTCGAAACCATCGCCGATCGCGAAGGCCGCACCGACATCGATGGCGTCTTCGCGATCGGCGATGGCGCGTCGATCGGCGGGTCGCGCGTGGCCTTCGCGCGCGGGCGCCTCGCGGGGCTGGCCGCGGCGCGCGACTTGGGCTTCGCCGCGCCCGACGAAACGGCGGCGCGGCGGGATCTCGACCGCGCGCTGGCCTTCCAGAGCGCACTGTGGCGCATCTTCGCCGCCCCCGCCTTCGACCCCGCCGCCATCGCCGACGCCACCACGGTGTGCCGCTGCGAGGAGGTCACGGCCGGGGCGCTGCGCGACGCCATGGCATCCGGCGCGCGCACGCTGGCATCGATCAAGAAGGAGACCCGCGCCGGCATGGGCCGCTGCCAGGGGCGGATGTGCGGCGCGACGGTCGCGCGCCTCGTTGGCGCCCCGGCCGCCGAAGCCGCCTTCGCCGCGCCGCGCGCGCCGATCAAGCCGATCCCGGCTGCGGCGCTGATGCGCGAGGTGCCCGAAGGCTTCGATGCCCCGGTCATCCACGCCCCCACGCCGACCAGCTGGCGCAGCCCGGCGGTCCCGCTCGCGGCCCTGGACCGCGCTTGCGACGTGCTGGTGATCGGCGGCGGCGTGCTCGGCCTGTCGACCGCATTGTACCTGGCGCGCGAGGGCGTGGACGTGCTGGTGGCCGACCGCTCGGAACCCGGCCTTGCGGCCAGCACGGCGAACGCCGGCAGCCTGCATGTGCAGCTGCTGCCCTATGATTTCGGCGACAAGGCGGAAGCACTCGGCACCGCCGGCCCGGCTGCGGCGACGCTGCCGCTTGGCCCGCGCTCGATCGCCCTGTGGAAGGAGATCGCGCGCGACGCAGGCGAATCCTGCGGCATCCGCACCGAGGGCGGGATCATGCTGGCCGAGACGCCGGAGGAACTGGCCTGGCTGCACGGCAAGACCGCGGTCGAGCGCGGTGCGGGCATCGAGAGCCACGTGATCGGCGCCAACGAGTTGCGCGACATCGCACCCTATCTCGCGCCGCGCTTCCTCGGCGCTGCCTTCTGCCCGGATGAGGGCCAGATCGACCCGCTGCGCGGCACCGCGGCGTTGTTGGCGCTGGCGAAGCGTGCGGGCGCGCGCGTCGTGGGCGGTGTGGACGTCACCGCCATCGCGCGCGACGGCGCGGCCTTCGCCGTAACCACCGAAGCCGGCACCATCCGCGCCGGGCGCGTCGTGGTCGCGGCCGGGCCGTGGTCGGGGCAGATCGCTGCCCTGGCCGGGGTGAAACTACCCGTGGGCGGCCTCGTGCAGCAGGTGATCGCGACAGAAGCGACCGGCGCCTTCATCCCGCATCTGGTCGCCCATGCCGGGCGGCACCTGTCGCTGAAGCAGGGGCCGAACGGGCATCTGCTGATCGGCGGCGCCTGGCCTGGCGTGCATGACCCTGCCACCGGCGCCACCCGCAACCGGCGCGAGAGCATCGAGGGCAACCTCTGGGTCGCCGGCCATGTGGTGCCTGCGGTGGCCGGCATGTCGGTGTTGCGTGCTTGGACCGGGATGAACGTGCATATCGACCGCGCGCCGATCCTGGGCGAGGCGCCGTCCTGCCCGGGGTTCTTCGCCGCCGTGACATCCTCCGGCTACACGCTCGGCCCCGTCGCGGGGCGCATGACGGCGGATGCGGTGCTGGGGCGGGCGGCGGTGGGCGCCGATTTCGCGATCGCGCGTTTCGGCTGAGCCGGGGCGGCGCGCGACCGCGGCGCCGGACGTCGCCCCCCGGCAGACCGCCCCGGGCGACGCACCCCCGGGCCCTGACAGGCGCGCGGGCGGCATGGCGCGATCCGTCAACTGCAGCGATGTGATCCGGCACGCTGCGGCGAGGGCGATTCCCTCCGCCGGCCAGTTGCCCTAGGCTCTCGCCGCCCGTCCGGACGCCGGCGCCGCGCCGGCCCGACCGGGATGGAGGACCGCACCATGCGCACCACCCCCGTGCTCCTGGCCCTACTGACCCTGCTGGCCGCCACGCCCGCGCCCGCCCAGGCGCCGGACCCTGTGGCGGACAGCATCGTGCGCAACCTCACCCGCGGCCTGCGCATTCCGAACCAGGGGGATGCGGTGACGGCGCCGGTCACGCCGATCGACCCGCGCAGCCCGGTGCAGGCCGCCACCACGGCCCCGCCCGGCCGGCCCGCGGTGTCGCTGATGATCACCTTCACGTCCGGATCAGCCCAACTCACGCCGCAGGCCGAGGTGGTGCTGGCCTCGCTGGCGCGCGCCCTCGCGGCGCCCGAACTGGCGAATGCGCGGTTCCGGATCGAAGGGCATACCGACACGGTGGGCGACCCTGGGATGAACCAGGCGCTGTCCGAACGCCGCGCCGCTGCGGTGCGCGACCTGCTGGTGCAGCGCTACGGCATTGCCGCCACGCGGCTCGAACCGGTCGGATTCGGCGAGAGCACCCTGCTGGTGCCGACCGGCGACGGCCGGGACGAACCGAGCAACCGGCGCGTCCAGGTGGTCAACCTGGGCGAGTGAGCGCCGCGGCCTGAAGGTTTGTTCGACACGCCCGACACAGGTCCGCACGCCCACGGAGGCGACCCACGGCAGGCGCCGAGGCTGGGGAGACCGTTGCTTCAGCGCTACGGCCGGCCCCTATTCCGCGCGGCGTTACACAACAATCGTTTCACCCCGGTTAAGTCACGGTATTGTTTGCAAATCCCGTGAGGTGAGCGTGGCGAATCCTGTGATACGGACTGTTGTGCCGGCGCTTGTCGCCTTCCTGGTGCTGGTGGCGCCAGACCTCGCGCGCGCCCAGGTGCCTGTGAACATCCCGCGCCCGCCCCCGCCGCCGGCCGACCTGATCGACCGCGTCGGCCCCAGCACGGTGCCGAACCTGTCGCCACGCACCCAGCCACCGCCGCCCGAAGCGCAGCGCGGCCCGGGCGAAGGTCGCGAGGTGGCGGTCTCGACCGCGGTGGTGCAGGGCAATACCGCGCTCGACATCATGACCTTCCGCGCCGTGCTGGCGCCGATCGAGAACCGCACCGTCACCCTGGCGCGGATCGAGGAGACGCGGCTGGCCGTGCTCGGCCTCTATCGCCGGGCGGGCTACCCCTTCGTGTCGGTCGCCGCGGCGCTGGCGCCGCAGGGCGATGGCCGATCCGAGGTCCGCTTCGCGATCACCGAAGGCTATGTCGCAGAGGTCCGCCTGGATGGCGACATCGGCCCGGCTGGCACCCAGGTGCTGCGCTTCCTGGAACGCGTAAAGGACATGCGCCCGGTCTCGACCGCGGCGGTGGAACGCGCGCTGCTGCTGGCCTCCGACGTGCCGGGTGTCACCGTGCGCGGCGTGCTGCAGCCGATCCAGGGTGAACCGGGCGCGCTGCGCCTGGTCGCGCAGCTCTCGCGTTCGGCCGTGAGCGGATACTTCAACGTCGACAACCGCGCCTACCAGCTGACCGGGCCGTGGCAGGCGCTGCTGGTGGCGGGGCTGAATTCCGTCACGGAGTACGGCGAGCGGACCGAGATCTCGCTGTTCGGCGCCGAGCAGGCCTCGCAATGGTTCACCCAGGCAAGCGTGGAGGGCTTCATCGGCGGGTCGGGCCTGCGGCTGCGGCTGTATGCCGGCATGGGCAACACGCTGCCCACCGGTCAGCTGGCGGAGATCGGCTACGAGGCGGAGAACCGCGTCGCGGGGCTGGTCGCGACCTATCCGATCATCCGCTCGCGCCCGGCCAACCTGTATGCGGTGGCGCAGTTCGACATGTTCGACAGCGACATCTACACGGGCGTTGGCACCTCGTCCGGGCGCAACGTCGCGGGGCGCGACCGCATCCGCACCGCGCGCGGCGGCTTCGACGGGCAGGCGCTCGATACGCTGATCCCGTTCCTGCCGCCGGCGACGAACCAGGGCGGCGTGCGCATCCACCAGGGGCTCGCCATTTGGGACGCCTCGCGCGAGGGCGACCCTGAATCGACGCGCATCGGCAGCCAGTTCGACTTCACAAAATACACTGGCGACTACCAACGGGTGCAGCCGATCTGGTCGCCCTTCGAAGGCGGCATGTTCAACATCCAGGCCTACGTCACCGGGCAATGGTCCGGGAACATCCTGCCCAATGCCGAGAAATACTACCTCGGCGGCTCGCGGCTCGGGCGCGGCTTCTATTCGGGCCAGGTGACGGGTGACTGGGGCTACGGCTACGCGCTCGAGTTGCAGTTCGACATCGCTTACGACC from Roseomonas fluvialis encodes the following:
- a CDS encoding FAD-dependent oxidoreductase translates to MRLTSSTITPSAAPIRFTFDGRDIEALPGESIAAALSAAGVVAFRTTAKGAPRGLWCGMGACWDCIVTVDGRAGQRACLVKAEAGMRVQGALPAEPAPLAEKPGVIAEQACDVLVVGAGPAGLSAAIAAARAGSATIVLDERAEAGGQYLKPLARSHANATPDAQFKRGAALLVEARAAGVTIHHGATVWGGFAPDEIAAVVDGTALTFRPRRLVLAPGAHERPVPVPGWTLPGVMTTGALQTLARAQRVSPADRVVVAGSGPLNLQLACELIAGGVQVAAVVEAAPKPGLRAWRDMMTLARTSPDLAWDGLRYLAQLRRAGVPVLWGSSILACEGTDRFAALRIATPDGERRIEAGVAALNLGFQPETGLARALGCAQRFATEGPGAEIGRLETIADREGRTDIDGVFAIGDGASIGGSRVAFARGRLAGLAAARDLGFAAPDETAARRDLDRALAFQSALWRIFAAPAFDPAAIADATTVCRCEEVTAGALRDAMASGARTLASIKKETRAGMGRCQGRMCGATVARLVGAPAAEAAFAAPRAPIKPIPAAALMREVPEGFDAPVIHAPTPTSWRSPAVPLAALDRACDVLVIGGGVLGLSTALYLAREGVDVLVADRSEPGLAASTANAGSLHVQLLPYDFGDKAEALGTAGPAAATLPLGPRSIALWKEIARDAGESCGIRTEGGIMLAETPEELAWLHGKTAVERGAGIESHVIGANELRDIAPYLAPRFLGAAFCPDEGQIDPLRGTAALLALAKRAGARVVGGVDVTAIARDGAAFAVTTEAGTIRAGRVVVAAGPWSGQIAALAGVKLPVGGLVQQVIATEATGAFIPHLVAHAGRHLSLKQGPNGHLLIGGAWPGVHDPATGATRNRRESIEGNLWVAGHVVPAVAGMSVLRAWTGMNVHIDRAPILGEAPSCPGFFAAVTSSGYTLGPVAGRMTADAVLGRAAVGADFAIARFG
- a CDS encoding OmpA family protein, which codes for MRTTPVLLALLTLLAATPAPAQAPDPVADSIVRNLTRGLRIPNQGDAVTAPVTPIDPRSPVQAATTAPPGRPAVSLMITFTSGSAQLTPQAEVVLASLARALAAPELANARFRIEGHTDTVGDPGMNQALSERRAAAVRDLLVQRYGIAATRLEPVGFGESTLLVPTGDGRDEPSNRRVQVVNLGE
- a CDS encoding ShlB/FhaC/HecB family hemolysin secretion/activation protein, producing the protein MPALVAFLVLVAPDLARAQVPVNIPRPPPPPADLIDRVGPSTVPNLSPRTQPPPPEAQRGPGEGREVAVSTAVVQGNTALDIMTFRAVLAPIENRTVTLARIEETRLAVLGLYRRAGYPFVSVAAALAPQGDGRSEVRFAITEGYVAEVRLDGDIGPAGTQVLRFLERVKDMRPVSTAAVERALLLASDVPGVTVRGVLQPIQGEPGALRLVAQLSRSAVSGYFNVDNRAYQLTGPWQALLVAGLNSVTEYGERTEISLFGAEQASQWFTQASVEGFIGGSGLRLRLYAGMGNTLPTGQLAEIGYEAENRVAGLVATYPIIRSRPANLYAVAQFDMFDSDIYTGVGTSSGRNVAGRDRIRTARGGFDGQALDTLIPFLPPATNQGGVRIHQGLAIWDASREGDPESTRIGSQFDFTKYTGDYQRVQPIWSPFEGGMFNIQAYVTGQWSGNILPNAEKYYLGGSRLGRGFYSGQVTGDWGYGYALELQFDIAYDLAAQPALGNNRGSSQFYVFRDMGWAYQNLDTDADRRLSSWGGGVRTVLADTVQLDLEVARRITTRPDGEFSDPLRATQLYLRTLIRF